The genomic interval AAACCCCAATATACAGGCGTGAAGTGGCACAATATGGCAACACCATATCCGAACAAAACATTGAGGTTAGCCGCCTTAATACAGAGCTTACAAGAAAGCGCAGTCAGCTTTCTGAGCAAAACGAACGCAATAGAAGGTACTCCGAATTGCTTCAAGAAAAAAAGAAAACACTTGCGTACAAATTGATAGGCAAGTAAGTGCGCTAACATACGGGTAACCTGCCAGCCAAAGCGGTAAGCCGATAGGCTTNCGATAGGCTTACCGCTTTGGCTGGCAGGTTACCCTTGACGTTAGCCATTTCCGGAGGTGACTTTGCAACGAGAACGAATTTACCGGGTACTGCTTGATAGCGAATGGCAGCTCGATGACCTTTATGAATTCCCTCAAGCCTTTGCGAAAAGCTACGCGTTCATTTACTGCTTGGATTCTGAGCTTGCCCCTCGTGATCGAGACAGAATCAATCGCGCGTTAGCCGAGTACCCTTGGCGGGGCGGTTTCAGCTACGTGAATATCAATACGGTGCTTCACAACCAGGTACCGATCCATGACCGTCCGAGAATCCGCTCCATTCAATATGCATCGCCTGGTTGGCTTGATCTCTTCCTTAATGTCGATGTTGCGATTCAGGTAGCAAAATCGGTCGGGGTCTTATTGGGTGCTGCTGGCAGCGCCGCTTTGACGTACAAGGGCATATACAAGACTCTGGCTAGCATTAAGGTCGAAAGGGAGAAAGCGAAGCTCCAAACCTTACAACTCACGCAGGCGCAGGCGAAAGTTGTATTGAGCCTTTGCGACGACATGGCGAAGTTCCTTGGATTCAAGAATGTCAAAGAGCTACATCAGTTCACTGGCAATCCCGAAACCAGCATGAAACTTCTAGCCGCCCACTACCGACGCACGAAGACACTGACCGAGTTCGTTGAGAACGGCAAAGCTGAGCTACCATCCGCGGAGTATGACAATGGCTAACCCATCATTCCACCGGATCTTGCGCATAAAGCCGCGCAAGGCCGGTGAATTCAGACGTTAGACCAGAAGAGGGGAAGTGCATTGGCAAGTCTTATCAAAGTATCCGATATCTCTTGGCGGCAGCCTTTTGTTGACCGGAGGAGAGAATTTCACCTGTGGGGTGTCCAGCCTGATGTCAAAAAACATTGTCGTTTCGAGGACGGCACCAAAAGGCTCCTTCGGATAGCGTTTGATAGTAATCTGGGCCTAGACATAGATGTGCTGGACTATTTCCAGATCACGAGCAGAAGAAAAGTTAGTTTCCCTAAAGCGCTGCAAGAGGTTGTCAAACTGGTTGTTATTGATAATCCTGATTCGTACTTCACTGTTACCGTGATGGATGCTCAGGCAATTCCTAAGGAGGCTGCCTCGCCGAGTACTGAGGGTGTGGCCAGCATAAAAACAAGGGTGGGTCAGCAACAGTTCCGGAAAAGCCTTTTAAACTACTGGGGTGGCTGTGCGCTTAGCGGTTTGGATTTCCCGGATATATTGAGGGCATCTCACATAAAGCCTTGGTGCCTGTCCGACGACCGCGAGCGTATTGATTTTTTTAACGGACTTCTTCTGTCGCCTACTTTTGACGCCCTCTTTGATAAAGGTTTTATCTCCTTCGATAATGAAGGAGATATTCTGATCGGGGATTCGGTGCGAGGTATGGCAGGGGAGCTTGGTCTTAGTGATGGGATGCGCCTCCGTAAAATTGAAGAAGCGCATAGGAAGTATCTGCGCGAGCACAGGAATATTTTTGGGTTTTCCTCGCAGGAGGTTGCTTGCGGGGAGTCTAACGGATAAGGTTAGATCGTGATCGCGAAGCGAGCCACGATCTGAACCGTTTGTTGGACAAGCCCAGCGGCGACCGCCATGTTACATGAAAATATCTTTTAGGATCTGGGGTTGCTAGATCAGTAAATTGAATCGTCGCGAGGTTGGAAGTAGTTGCGGATCATTTGCAGCCATGATTTTGTTATTTTATCGTTTTTTATCGCCCTTTTGGTTGTTTTTTAGGCACAGCTATCCCATAGCATGTAGGTTGATTGACTCTCTCTGGCACGTAGTGCGGTTTACATAGATAACGCCTCTTTGTTTGTCCGCTGGTACAGAATCTGTGGGCGGGAAACCATGGTCGCAATGATTGTCATCTTTGCTCCGCAAGCCGGACAAGCGATTACCGGTCGCGGCTTTGGTTTTGATAATCTAAAATTGACCAGTTTAGAGGCCTTGTGATTACTGAAAATTGACCATCCTAATTATCCCTTCGCTACTATGGTGCTTACCATAGCAATCGAAGGAGAGAGGATGCTTAGGATGGATCAATATGAACATATTCGCACGGCTCATCGGGTCTATGAGCAAAGCATAAGTGAGATATCTCGGATTACCGGCCATTCGCGCAACACTATACGTAAGGCGCTCAGTGAGCCGTATTCTGGTTATTCACTGCGCCATTATCAGCCGTTTCCTGTTTTGGGGCCAT from Chrysiogenes arsenatis DSM 11915 carries:
- a CDS encoding HNH endonuclease; this encodes MASLIKVSDISWRQPFVDRRREFHLWGVQPDVKKHCRFEDGTKRLLRIAFDSNLGLDIDVLDYFQITSRRKVSFPKALQEVVKLVVIDNPDSYFTVTVMDAQAIPKEAASPSTEGVASIKTRVGQQQFRKSLLNYWGGCALSGLDFPDILRASHIKPWCLSDDRERIDFFNGLLLSPTFDALFDKGFISFDNEGDILIGDSVRGMAGELGLSDGMRLRKIEEAHRKYLREHRNIFGFSSQEVACGESNG